A DNA window from Chryseobacterium sp. MEBOG06 contains the following coding sequences:
- a CDS encoding alpha/beta hydrolase, whose translation MIKKIAIVCSFLLAVTGTVSAQTAITKPLTIGEVRTIKSKMLNEDRTLNIYLPQGFDKTKSYPVIYLLDGSMNEDFIHVAGLVQFFNQMYSMPETIVVGVANVDRKRDFTFHTDLKDLQKDYPTTGHSDKFISFLEKELKPYIEGQFKTTDKYLFGQSLGGLLATEILLKKPEMFNNYFIISPSLWWDDESLLKQAGALLSKSPDTKKFVYVSVGKGEHPVMVKDAEAFFDVLKKAGKKNWTLEYKMMETDNHATILHRSLYEGLVKMFPYQEPK comes from the coding sequence ATGATAAAAAAAATAGCTATTGTATGTAGCTTTTTACTTGCTGTGACAGGTACAGTATCAGCGCAGACTGCAATAACGAAACCGTTGACTATTGGAGAAGTGAGGACGATTAAGTCCAAAATGTTAAATGAAGACAGAACGTTGAACATTTATCTTCCACAGGGATTTGACAAAACAAAATCATATCCTGTAATCTATCTTTTGGATGGAAGTATGAATGAAGACTTCATTCATGTTGCAGGATTAGTACAGTTCTTTAATCAGATGTATTCCATGCCGGAAACCATTGTGGTGGGAGTTGCTAATGTAGACAGAAAAAGAGATTTTACTTTTCATACGGATCTGAAAGATCTTCAGAAAGACTATCCTACGACAGGACATTCTGATAAATTCATTTCTTTTCTTGAAAAAGAACTGAAGCCATATATAGAAGGTCAGTTTAAAACTACAGATAAATATTTGTTCGGGCAATCTCTTGGAGGGCTTCTGGCAACAGAAATTCTTTTGAAGAAACCTGAAATGTTTAATAATTATTTTATCATCAGTCCAAGCTTATGGTGGGATGATGAAAGTCTTTTAAAACAGGCCGGGGCATTACTTTCAAAATCTCCGGACACTAAAAAGTTTGTTTATGTCTCTGTAGGAAAAGGAGAACATCCGGTAATGGTAAAAGATGCAGAAGCATTTTTTGATGTTTTAAAAAAAGCCGGAAAGAAAAACTGGACATTAGAATATAAAATGATGGAAACAGATAACCATGCAACCATTCTTCATAGAAGTTTGTATGAAGGATTGGTGAAAATGTTTCCCTATCAGGAGCCAAAATAA
- a CDS encoding T9SS type A sorting domain-containing protein has translation MKSTTFLIICSLLISIFSFGQTSTETFETESQGSTNFTDNGVTFNIISHTTNFVIGIFPNTGWSGTGNDNRYIDNSASVGQDNASFSIKTTSNLYKVNRFWVYVANKFSNPAVTGTLTITGKLSGITKFTQTKTTGFSTTLGATNGYTLIDLTNLNGQNYSNIIIDELQLTLGGNYYYLGLDAFTWVKDSNMVLGTSEAKTAQKQFSIYPNPTNGPLTIKTEKGSTTEVYSPEGKLLKSIETQKGINEINISELPKGVYYLKTGSESTKVIKN, from the coding sequence ATGAAAAGCACTACTTTTTTAATAATCTGTAGTCTGCTCATTTCAATTTTTTCATTTGGGCAGACCAGTACGGAGACTTTTGAAACGGAATCTCAAGGAAGCACTAACTTTACTGACAATGGAGTAACCTTTAATATCATTTCACATACTACAAATTTTGTGATAGGAATATTTCCTAATACCGGATGGAGTGGTACAGGCAATGATAACAGGTACATAGACAATTCCGCAAGTGTGGGTCAGGATAATGCTTCTTTCAGTATAAAGACGACTTCTAATTTGTATAAAGTAAACCGTTTTTGGGTGTATGTAGCCAATAAGTTTTCAAACCCTGCTGTAACAGGAACCCTTACTATAACAGGAAAACTGAGTGGAATTACAAAATTCACGCAAACAAAAACAACAGGTTTTTCTACCACTTTAGGGGCTACCAATGGATATACTCTGATTGATCTGACTAACCTGAACGGGCAAAATTACTCGAACATCATTATTGATGAGCTGCAATTAACCCTTGGGGGGAATTATTATTATTTAGGACTAGATGCTTTCACATGGGTAAAGGATAGTAATATGGTACTAGGAACTTCTGAAGCGAAAACTGCTCAGAAACAATTCAGTATTTATCCTAATCCTACTAATGGGCCTCTTACCATCAAAACAGAAAAAGGCTCCACCACGGAAGTGTATAGCCCGGAAGGTAAACTGCTGAAAAGTATTGAAACGCAGAAAGGTATTAACGAAATTAATATTTCAGAGCTGCCAAAAGGAGTCTATTATCTCAAAACAGGTAGTGAATCGACTAAAGTTATTAAAAACTAA
- a CDS encoding DUF4241 domain-containing protein, translating to MNESWMKQWEEVKNIMVCPTDLETYFTSDEILGKKLETMEIGEVSLPSGKIVVRDPLVALNANQSPYFIQAPKGNFPVTVAVVKSEDWGDRYAVVKVEFTKEKPVVYREALVGIEDLEDVAEDDYFGFGVDAGLGCITDKEVLPFVDQFVDEINVDNMYDDYFADLFAQSYKANPNNQREAGDWINWTIPGTDYQIPMFASGFGDGTYPVYFAYDAQEKICGLYIQFIDIELALSEDDDDEDEVSDQPDNFVFLK from the coding sequence ATGAACGAAAGCTGGATGAAACAATGGGAGGAAGTGAAAAATATTATGGTTTGTCCTACAGACCTGGAAACCTATTTTACTTCTGATGAAATTCTGGGAAAGAAATTAGAGACTATGGAAATCGGAGAAGTTTCTCTTCCTTCCGGTAAAATAGTAGTAAGAGATCCGCTGGTGGCTCTCAATGCCAATCAATCACCTTACTTTATTCAGGCTCCGAAAGGAAATTTCCCTGTAACGGTTGCGGTGGTAAAATCTGAAGATTGGGGAGACCGATATGCTGTTGTAAAAGTTGAATTTACCAAGGAAAAACCTGTGGTGTACAGAGAAGCCTTAGTAGGAATTGAAGACTTAGAAGACGTAGCCGAAGACGATTATTTTGGTTTCGGGGTGGATGCCGGTTTAGGTTGTATTACAGATAAGGAAGTGTTGCCTTTTGTAGATCAATTTGTAGATGAAATAAATGTCGATAATATGTATGACGATTATTTCGCCGACCTTTTTGCACAAAGTTATAAAGCTAACCCTAACAATCAGAGAGAAGCAGGAGATTGGATCAATTGGACGATTCCTGGTACTGATTATCAGATTCCTATGTTTGCAAGTGGTTTTGGTGATGGTACTTATCCAGTTTACTTTGCTTATGATGCACAAGAAAAAATATGTGGTCTTTATATTCAATTTATTGATATTGAATTAGCACTATCAGAAGATGATGACGACGAAGATGAGGTTTCTGATCAGCCGGATAACTTCGTCTTTTTAAAATAA
- a CDS encoding DEAD/DEAH box helicase family protein, translating to MNVFPENTTFKYSWRTYQKKFLDNLNEYLVDNHLHVSAPPGSGKTVLGLEMMLRLGKPTLIVTPTLAIKNQWIQRFCELFLNTEAVPDWISSDIRKPGIITVTTYQGIHSASHADEEESTEGKSSKIPFSEIIKKLQKQKLGTLILDEAHHLKNAWWRSLMELKNIINPTVVALTATPPFDVSGAEWQKYIQLNGPIDAEISVPELMMEGDLCPHQDLVYFTLPSQEEQKKIEYYHSQASEFFEEIKNDNQLLSAIGQHQTYLNPMEHLDWIYENMSSYTSGLVYLNFRGKEIPDIHFKIIGDEQKYIPEFDFFWMEELLDFYLLVDEVNFKDYEEHRTDLGNRLKRQGFLEQKTVSFFNSKSLNQILNSSIGKLQGIKEIADFEFSVLKEELRMVILTDFIKKEYLDNETQNNLTLDKIGAVPIFEKLRRENSQNKKIGVLTGSVVIIPASTKEVFDQFCARQNIHEISFTSLVYDQDYLIISLSEQIKHTIVHIITEIFQSGGIQILIGTKSLLGEGWDAPKMNALILASFVSSFVLSNQMRGRVIRTDKDNIHKTGNIWHLVCFDSQDVDGGQDLNMMKRRFKTFVGISNRDNPTIENNFERLNIKIIENNDRVPEINRASFILAKDRNYLIKRWKTALNKGNVLVEEIKVPVENMAAMNGMRIDYLGKMTGNFAKVIVASVILFWQDVLLGLLRNIQSISSIKNFSLFASLFGAAGFLVYGGKLYRSVKQYLRCKDSAKQIDSLAEVVLSCLIDEKIIRTSTEKLKIVSSSDKTKSAFCYLEGGSQYENSQFIQTLQELVSQIDNPRYLLRQKRKFFFWKKEVYYPVPEIFAKNKKSAEFFKKSWDKIIGKSDLLFTRTVDGRKILLALRFQAILKRNGRIEHLHKWTR from the coding sequence ATGAATGTTTTTCCCGAAAACACTACTTTCAAATACAGCTGGCGGACCTATCAGAAGAAATTTCTGGATAATCTTAATGAATATCTTGTCGATAATCATCTGCATGTTTCAGCCCCTCCAGGCTCCGGGAAAACAGTTCTGGGATTGGAAATGATGCTGAGACTCGGTAAACCCACTCTAATTGTTACCCCAACATTGGCAATTAAAAATCAATGGATTCAAAGGTTTTGCGAACTTTTTCTAAACACAGAAGCCGTTCCGGACTGGATTTCTTCCGATATTAGAAAACCAGGAATCATTACAGTTACAACCTATCAGGGTATTCATTCTGCTTCTCATGCAGACGAAGAAGAAAGCACAGAAGGGAAATCTTCTAAAATTCCGTTTTCTGAAATTATAAAAAAATTACAGAAACAAAAGTTAGGAACTCTTATCCTCGACGAGGCCCATCATTTGAAAAATGCCTGGTGGAGAAGCTTAATGGAATTGAAAAATATAATCAATCCTACCGTTGTAGCACTTACAGCAACACCACCTTTTGATGTTTCCGGAGCAGAATGGCAAAAATATATTCAGCTGAACGGTCCTATTGATGCTGAAATATCCGTTCCTGAACTGATGATGGAAGGAGATCTCTGTCCTCATCAGGATTTAGTTTACTTTACCTTGCCATCGCAGGAAGAACAGAAAAAAATTGAATATTACCATAGTCAGGCATCTGAATTTTTTGAAGAAATAAAAAATGATAATCAACTTCTAAGTGCTATCGGGCAGCATCAGACTTACCTGAATCCCATGGAACATTTAGACTGGATCTATGAAAATATGTCTTCATATACCTCAGGATTGGTTTATCTTAATTTCAGAGGAAAGGAGATTCCGGATATTCATTTCAAAATCATTGGAGACGAGCAAAAATATATCCCTGAATTTGATTTCTTCTGGATGGAAGAACTCCTTGACTTTTATCTGCTGGTAGATGAAGTTAACTTTAAAGATTATGAAGAGCATCGTACAGATCTTGGTAATAGATTAAAAAGACAAGGCTTTCTTGAACAGAAAACGGTTAGTTTTTTTAACAGTAAAAGTCTAAATCAGATTCTGAATTCCAGCATTGGTAAACTTCAGGGAATAAAAGAAATTGCAGATTTTGAGTTTTCAGTTCTCAAAGAAGAGCTCAGAATGGTGATACTTACCGATTTTATAAAAAAAGAATACCTGGACAATGAAACACAGAATAATCTTACTCTTGATAAAATAGGAGCTGTACCCATTTTTGAAAAACTAAGAAGAGAAAACTCTCAAAATAAAAAAATTGGCGTTCTTACAGGAAGTGTGGTTATTATTCCTGCCAGTACAAAAGAAGTTTTTGATCAGTTTTGTGCCAGGCAAAACATACATGAAATATCCTTTACTTCTCTCGTTTATGATCAGGATTACCTTATCATCAGTCTTTCGGAACAGATAAAACATACTATCGTACATATCATCACCGAAATTTTCCAAAGTGGGGGAATTCAGATATTGATTGGAACGAAATCTTTGCTGGGGGAAGGTTGGGATGCTCCAAAAATGAATGCGCTGATCCTTGCCAGTTTTGTAAGTTCTTTTGTTCTTTCCAACCAGATGAGAGGAAGAGTGATCAGAACAGATAAAGATAATATTCATAAAACAGGCAATATATGGCATCTCGTATGTTTTGATTCCCAGGATGTGGATGGAGGTCAGGATCTGAATATGATGAAAAGAAGATTCAAAACTTTTGTCGGGATTTCCAATAGAGACAATCCTACCATTGAGAATAACTTCGAAAGATTGAATATCAAAATCATAGAGAATAATGATAGAGTTCCGGAAATAAATCGAGCCTCTTTCATTCTGGCAAAAGATAGAAATTATCTTATTAAAAGATGGAAGACCGCCTTGAATAAGGGAAATGTCTTAGTAGAGGAAATAAAAGTTCCGGTAGAGAATATGGCTGCAATGAATGGGATGAGAATAGATTATCTGGGGAAGATGACAGGGAATTTTGCCAAAGTGATCGTAGCTTCTGTCATTTTATTTTGGCAGGATGTTTTATTAGGCCTGCTAAGAAACATACAGTCCATCAGTTCTATTAAAAACTTTTCTCTCTTTGCCTCGCTGTTTGGAGCCGCGGGCTTTTTGGTGTACGGTGGAAAACTCTACCGATCCGTAAAACAATACCTCAGATGTAAAGATTCTGCTAAGCAGATTGATTCATTAGCAGAAGTTGTTTTATCCTGTTTAATTGATGAAAAAATCATTCGTACATCCACTGAAAAATTAAAAATTGTAAGCTCCTCCGATAAAACCAAAAGTGCATTTTGCTATTTGGAAGGAGGCAGCCAGTATGAAAACTCCCAGTTTATTCAGACCTTACAGGAATTAGTTTCTCAAATAGACAATCCCAGATATTTACTCAGGCAGAAGCGGAAATTTTTCTTCTGGAAGAAAGAAGTCTATTATCCCGTACCTGAGATCTTTGCGAAAAATAAAAAAAGTGCTGAATTCTTTAAAAAATCCTGGGATAAAATAATAGGAAAATCTGATTTGCTTTTTACAAGAACGGTTGATGGGCGCAAAATTTTACTCGCACTCCGATTCCAGGCTATATTAAAGAGAAACGGACGAATAGAACATCTCCACAAATGGACCCGGTAA
- a CDS encoding phage tail protein, translating into MDEYIGIVKLFAGNFAPRGWLFCDGSLLRISSNSALFSILGTTYGGNGIDTFALPNLKGRMAIGAGSVSSSENYPLGVAAGTTQTTLLASNLPSVGAGFQLKVKNQNANVATPTAASTFAISGIPNGRLFDPVPSFVDDDPDTVINSKSVAFVGQNLPVNNMPPYLGLNYIICVEGIYPPRS; encoded by the coding sequence ATGGACGAGTACATTGGAATTGTTAAATTATTTGCAGGAAATTTTGCTCCAAGAGGATGGTTGTTCTGCGACGGAAGCTTATTAAGAATTTCAAGCAATTCAGCTTTATTTTCAATTTTAGGAACTACTTATGGTGGAAACGGTATAGATACATTTGCCCTTCCTAATCTTAAAGGAAGAATGGCAATAGGAGCAGGAAGCGTAAGTTCTAGTGAGAATTACCCTCTGGGAGTAGCAGCAGGGACTACTCAAACTACCCTTTTAGCTTCAAATCTTCCAAGTGTAGGAGCCGGATTTCAACTGAAAGTCAAAAATCAAAATGCCAATGTTGCAACGCCTACTGCAGCTTCAACTTTTGCGATTTCAGGAATTCCAAACGGAAGACTTTTTGATCCTGTACCAAGTTTCGTAGATGATGATCCAGATACGGTGATCAATTCAAAATCTGTAGCATTTGTAGGACAAAATCTTCCAGTGAACAACATGCCTCCATATCTTGGCTTGAACTATATTATCTGTGTTGAAGGTATTTACCCTCCAAGAAGTTAA
- the paaZ gene encoding phenylacetic acid degradation bifunctional protein PaaZ, translated as MEKLKNYIYGEWVEGTGNGVPLYNAVTGEQVAVSDTEGLNFEHALDYGRTVGYKNLSSMTFYDRGEMLKKVALYLLERKKKYYDLSYKTGATHVDSWVDIEGGFGTFFTYSGLAKRMLPNTPFWVDGDTQKISANGTFLGTHILTPSEGVSVQINAYNFPVWGMLEKLSTSLLAGVPSIVKPSPFGSYLTNAVFQDMIESGVLPEGAVQLVCGEPGNILDYIKDGDSVLFTGSAHTGRKLKSLPSIAGNAVRFNMEADSLNCSILGLEAKPGTPEFDLFIKEVRNEMTTKAGQKCTAIRRIIVPEHLIGDVQNALSKALDQTKIGNPLSRETKMGSLVGRQQYEEVLRKVDILKTETELVYDGKHELVDASYENGAFMSPKLFLNDRPFEKNISHDVEAFGPVSTLMPYKDAEEAAALAKRGKGSLVGSIISHDENFIAETSWKMASQHGRIFVLNRDNAKESTGHGSPLPTLMHGGPGRAGGGEEMGGLSGLHFFLQKTAIQGSPDVLKAITKIYQQGAQKKFSDKHPFQKYFEEVEVGDSLETAGRTVTDADIVNFSNVSWDHFYAHTDATSLTGTIFDKTVAHGYFILSAAAGLFVSGKKGPVIANYGLEECSFFKPVYAGDTITVYLTAKEKINRGVKGRNIPSGVVKWLVEVINQRDEVVCVATILTLVAKQSPFIDLNVKNVQKMLNGLTENTPAQWGKMSPQQMIEHLEQALLVSVGEPEADQCFTPEEHLEKWQDSLYNHRTMPKEFTAPFLPKDGSLPEAVHKNLDAAKTSFMDNLKKFVIYYKENPQAEHMNYVFGKLNKEMWELMHRKHFTHHFQQFGLI; from the coding sequence ATGGAAAAATTAAAAAACTATATCTACGGTGAATGGGTAGAAGGTACCGGAAACGGAGTTCCTTTATACAACGCTGTTACAGGAGAACAGGTAGCTGTTTCCGATACAGAAGGGCTGAATTTTGAACACGCTCTTGACTATGGTAGAACAGTGGGCTACAAAAATCTTTCTTCAATGACTTTCTATGACCGTGGTGAGATGTTGAAAAAAGTGGCGCTTTACCTATTGGAAAGAAAGAAAAAATATTACGACTTATCATATAAAACAGGAGCTACACACGTTGATTCATGGGTGGATATCGAAGGAGGTTTCGGTACTTTCTTCACCTATTCCGGATTGGCAAAAAGAATGCTTCCTAATACCCCGTTTTGGGTAGACGGAGATACACAGAAAATTTCTGCTAACGGAACTTTTCTGGGAACGCACATTCTGACACCAAGTGAAGGGGTTTCTGTTCAGATCAATGCTTACAACTTTCCGGTATGGGGAATGTTGGAAAAACTATCCACCTCATTATTGGCGGGAGTACCTTCCATTGTAAAGCCTTCTCCTTTCGGGTCTTATCTTACGAACGCGGTGTTCCAGGATATGATAGAAAGTGGAGTATTACCTGAAGGAGCCGTTCAGTTAGTATGCGGAGAGCCTGGAAATATTTTAGATTATATTAAAGATGGAGACTCTGTATTATTTACAGGTTCTGCCCACACAGGAAGAAAATTAAAATCACTTCCATCCATTGCCGGAAATGCAGTTCGTTTTAACATGGAAGCAGACTCATTGAACTGTTCTATCCTTGGCCTGGAAGCAAAACCGGGAACTCCTGAGTTTGACTTATTCATCAAAGAAGTTCGTAACGAAATGACAACGAAAGCCGGGCAGAAGTGTACTGCGATCAGAAGAATTATCGTTCCCGAACACTTAATTGGTGATGTACAGAATGCTTTATCTAAGGCTTTGGATCAAACCAAAATCGGAAACCCATTAAGCAGAGAAACCAAAATGGGATCTTTGGTGGGGCGACAGCAGTATGAAGAAGTCTTAAGAAAAGTAGACATTTTAAAAACAGAAACAGAACTTGTTTACGACGGAAAACATGAACTGGTAGATGCAAGCTATGAAAATGGAGCATTTATGAGTCCTAAACTATTCCTGAATGACAGGCCTTTCGAAAAAAATATCTCTCACGATGTAGAAGCCTTTGGACCGGTATCTACACTGATGCCTTATAAAGATGCTGAAGAAGCAGCTGCATTGGCAAAAAGAGGAAAAGGAAGTTTAGTAGGATCTATCATCTCTCATGACGAGAACTTTATCGCTGAAACTTCGTGGAAAATGGCTTCCCAACACGGAAGGATCTTTGTACTGAACAGAGATAACGCCAAAGAAAGCACTGGTCACGGTTCACCACTTCCTACATTAATGCATGGAGGGCCTGGTAGAGCAGGAGGAGGTGAAGAAATGGGAGGATTAAGCGGTCTTCATTTCTTCTTACAGAAAACAGCTATTCAGGGATCTCCTGATGTACTGAAGGCGATCACTAAAATTTATCAGCAGGGAGCACAGAAAAAATTCTCAGACAAACACCCTTTCCAGAAATATTTTGAAGAAGTTGAGGTAGGAGACTCTTTAGAAACAGCAGGTAGAACCGTTACCGATGCAGATATCGTTAACTTTTCCAATGTGTCATGGGATCACTTCTATGCACACACCGATGCAACAAGCTTGACAGGAACTATCTTCGATAAAACTGTTGCCCATGGATATTTTATCCTTTCAGCAGCAGCAGGATTATTCGTTTCCGGTAAAAAAGGACCTGTAATTGCGAACTACGGATTAGAAGAATGTAGCTTCTTTAAACCTGTCTACGCCGGTGATACCATCACTGTTTATTTAACAGCCAAAGAAAAAATCAACAGAGGGGTAAAAGGAAGAAATATTCCTTCCGGTGTTGTAAAATGGCTTGTTGAGGTGATCAACCAGAGAGATGAGGTAGTTTGTGTGGCTACAATTTTAACATTAGTGGCAAAACAATCCCCCTTCATCGATCTTAATGTGAAAAATGTTCAAAAGATGTTAAACGGTTTGACAGAAAATACTCCGGCACAATGGGGTAAAATGTCTCCGCAACAGATGATCGAGCATTTGGAGCAGGCTTTATTGGTAAGTGTCGGGGAACCTGAAGCAGATCAATGTTTCACTCCTGAAGAACATCTTGAAAAATGGCAGGATTCTCTGTATAACCACAGAACGATGCCGAAAGAATTTACCGCTCCGTTTTTACCAAAAGATGGATCACTTCCGGAAGCTGTACACAAAAATCTGGATGCCGCAAAAACTTCTTTCATGGATAACCTGAAGAAATTTGTGATCTACTACAAAGAAAATCCACAGGCAGAACACATGAATTATGTATTCGGAAAACTGAATAAAGAAATGTGGGAACTGATGCACAGAAAGCACTTCACTCATCATTTCCAACAGTTTGGATTAATTTAA
- a CDS encoding SMUG2 DNA glycosylase family protein has translation MNKTVIEFNENLSYTGELPEGFEVLNPYLDNPETMEVMQKFYHKYYNDSCKRRFIIGINPSRHGAGVTGVPFTDTKRLESICGIKMKSAYTHEVSSVFMYDMIEDYGGADLFYKDIYINSPFPLAIVRKTKNGWVNANYYDDKLLFEAVKDFMIQSLKKHISLNLDTSEVFVLGKKNAEFISKLNKEAQLFDAMTVLEHPRYIQQYKTKEKQLYIDKYILALKK, from the coding sequence ATGAATAAAACCGTCATTGAGTTCAATGAAAACCTTAGCTATACCGGAGAACTTCCTGAAGGCTTTGAAGTTCTGAACCCTTATCTGGATAATCCGGAAACAATGGAAGTGATGCAAAAGTTTTATCATAAATATTATAATGATTCCTGCAAAAGAAGATTTATAATAGGTATCAATCCCAGCCGCCATGGAGCAGGGGTTACAGGAGTGCCATTCACCGATACGAAACGGCTTGAAAGCATTTGTGGAATAAAAATGAAATCTGCTTACACCCACGAAGTTTCTTCAGTTTTTATGTATGATATGATTGAAGACTATGGCGGAGCAGATCTTTTTTACAAGGATATTTATATCAATTCTCCATTTCCGCTGGCTATCGTTAGAAAAACAAAAAATGGATGGGTCAATGCCAATTACTACGATGATAAATTACTTTTTGAGGCGGTCAAAGACTTTATGATTCAATCTCTGAAGAAGCATATCAGCCTAAATCTGGATACCTCGGAAGTTTTTGTTCTAGGTAAAAAGAATGCAGAATTTATTTCAAAATTAAATAAAGAAGCCCAACTCTTTGATGCCATGACCGTTCTGGAGCATCCCCGATATATTCAGCAATATAAGACCAAAGAAAAGCAACTGTATATAGACAAATATATTTTGGCTCTGAAAAAATAA
- a CDS encoding SMI1/KNR4 family protein, giving the protein MELNFFKNFDFTDFWNESSYSQRDYIEEFPDDEMIASVEEELGYKLPASYIELMRIQNGGLVDKDCFPTTEPTSWADGHIAITGIMGIGRSKTNSVCGELGSKFMMEEWGYPNDGVYICDCPSAGHDMILLDYSTCGKEGEPEVVHVDQEDDYKKTFLAKDFETFIKGLKTEDDFDDQ; this is encoded by the coding sequence ATGGAATTAAACTTTTTCAAAAACTTTGACTTTACAGACTTCTGGAATGAAAGCAGCTATTCGCAAAGAGATTATATTGAAGAATTTCCCGATGATGAAATGATTGCTTCCGTGGAAGAAGAACTGGGCTATAAACTTCCCGCATCCTATATTGAACTGATGAGAATTCAAAATGGAGGGTTGGTAGATAAAGACTGTTTTCCAACAACAGAACCCACTTCCTGGGCAGACGGCCATATTGCGATCACAGGAATTATGGGGATCGGTAGAAGTAAAACAAATTCTGTCTGTGGAGAACTTGGAAGCAAGTTTATGATGGAAGAATGGGGATATCCAAACGATGGTGTTTATATTTGTGATTGCCCGTCAGCAGGACATGATATGATCTTACTCGACTATTCTACATGTGGAAAAGAGGGAGAGCCTGAAGTGGTACATGTAGATCAGGAAGATGATTATAAAAAAACCTTTCTTGCCAAAGATTTCGAAACCTTTATTAAAGGTTTGAAAACCGAGGATGATTTTGATGACCAATAA
- a CDS encoding CPBP family intramembrane glutamic endopeptidase produces the protein MIGIIVELIISWLLLWFISKKNLSVLGLKPTKIRTAQLGIGFLLAALVCSLYHLMTTAFIANNWIFNKQFTLPEALKSLWWVLKSVLFEELLFRGALLYIIINKWGNHKACILSAVCFGIYHWFSYNAFGNPFQMGIIFVMTGIFGWMLAYAFAKTQSLYLPIGLHIGWNLFTIIIFSNGPLGKQLLSKLNENHLEGILSLFVFLFQIFALPFFVYWYFRFLQKKKTAIQ, from the coding sequence ATGATTGGAATTATAGTTGAGCTTATCATTTCATGGCTCCTGCTTTGGTTTATTTCCAAAAAGAATCTCTCTGTTCTGGGTCTTAAACCTACCAAGATCAGAACAGCACAGTTAGGTATAGGATTTTTATTAGCTGCCTTAGTCTGTAGTCTTTATCATCTCATGACAACGGCTTTTATTGCCAACAACTGGATTTTTAATAAACAGTTTACTTTACCGGAAGCATTAAAAAGTTTGTGGTGGGTCCTTAAATCTGTACTATTTGAAGAACTTCTTTTCAGAGGAGCTTTACTTTATATCATCATTAACAAATGGGGAAACCATAAAGCCTGCATTCTTTCTGCAGTCTGTTTTGGAATTTATCACTGGTTTTCCTATAATGCATTTGGAAATCCATTTCAGATGGGAATTATTTTTGTGATGACAGGTATTTTTGGATGGATGCTGGCTTATGCTTTTGCCAAAACCCAATCCCTTTATCTCCCAATAGGTCTCCATATCGGCTGGAATCTCTTTACTATTATAATTTTCTCCAACGGACCTCTTGGGAAGCAGCTTCTATCTAAGCTTAATGAAAATCATCTTGAAGGTATCCTGTCTCTGTTTGTCTTTTTATTTCAAATATTTGCATTACCCTTTTTTGTTTACTGGTATTTCCGTTTCTTACAAAAGAAAAAAACAGCCATTCAGTAA